The genomic DNA GAATGACCCGGAACCGGGCGTCCATGAGGGCGTCGTAAAGAGGGATAACCGAACCTCCGGGGATGCCGAAGACAAATTCAACGCCCTCCGCCTCAAGGGCGCTCACTACCATGCGTGCTCCCGTCATTTTCATGGGTTTCACTGGTCCTTTCCTCTCCGGGCCTGGATCCTGGCCGCGATCGAGTCTCCCGCAGCCGCCGTCGTGGCTTTCCCCCCCAGTTCTACGGGGAGTGCGTCCCCGCCCTCGGACAGGTAGTCGAGGACAGCCCTCTCTATGGCCCCGGCCGCGTCGAGCTCCCCTAGGTGTTCCAGCATGAGGCCCGCCGAGAGGGTGGCTGCCACGGGATTGGAAATTCCCTTGCCGGCGATGTCGGGGGCCGAACCATGGACAGGTTCGAACATGGACAACCCGTCTCCTATATTGGCCCCGGCGGCGGTCCCGAGCCCTCCGGCAAGACCGGCCAGGAGATCGCTGACAATATCTCCGAACATGTTGGGAGTCAGTATCACCCCGTAACGGTCCGGTTCCCGGCTCAAGTGATAGCAAAGGGCATCGACGTTGACCACTTCCAGGGCCATGCCCCTCCGCCGGGCCTCATCGCCGGCCACGTCTTCCCAGAACCCGTAGATGATGGGAAGCGCGTTCGATTTCGAGGCCAGGGTCACCCTGTCCTCACCCCGCTGCCGGGCCTTGTCGCAGGCCCAGGCGGTCGCCCGCCGCACGGCGGGTTCAGTTGCGAGGCCCACCTGCGCGGCGCAGGCAAGGGCTTTGTCGAAAGACAGTCGGAGGTGCCCCTCGCCGCTGTAAAGACCTCTCCTGATGG from Thermovirga sp. includes the following:
- a CDS encoding isocitrate/isopropylmalate dehydrogenase family protein; translated protein: MTPRRLKIATIGGDGVGPEVTAEAKKATDAAGRTFGFEVEWLDFPFGGLHYLKTGEVMPEGAVQEIARCDALLLGAIGRPEVKPGILERGILLTLRFHFDQYINLRPSRSLPGVGSPGPFKEIDIVVVRENTEDFYMGIGGRSDGPPLEASFPIRRGLYSGEGHLRLSFDKALACAAQVGLATEPAVRRATAWACDKARQRGEDRVTLASKSNALPIIYGFWEDVAGDEARRRGMALEVVNVDALCYHLSREPDRYGVILTPNMFGDIVSDLLAGLAGGLGTAAGANIGDGLSMFEPVHGSAPDIAGKGISNPVAATLSAGLMLEHLGELDAAGAIERAVLDYLSEGGDALPVELGGKATTAAAGDSIAARIQARRGKDQ